A single genomic interval of Stieleria maiorica harbors:
- a CDS encoding SDR family NAD(P)-dependent oxidoreductase produces the protein MARLVIHFRKNESGARETAQAVESLGAVTRLVQADICHNKDRDRLVDETWNFMGPPTTWVNNAGADVLTGQIRHQGFAEKLRLLIETDVLATIALSRRVIDRWQQDVSPGQDASAAPVASAGPVASAGPVASAGPVASAGPVEQWFPAPPSMTFIGWDQAPLGMEGDAGQMFGPVKAAVMAYANSLAQQVAPNVRVNCVAPGWIKTAWGETTDSYWDGRARRQSLMKRWGTAEDVAKAVCFVADPDNTFCSGQTIQVNGGWDRTHPR, from the coding sequence GTGGCGCGATTGGTCATCCATTTCCGCAAGAATGAAAGCGGAGCCCGGGAGACGGCGCAAGCGGTCGAGTCGTTGGGGGCGGTGACGCGACTGGTCCAGGCGGACATCTGCCACAACAAGGACCGGGATCGGCTGGTGGACGAAACTTGGAATTTCATGGGCCCGCCGACCACCTGGGTCAATAATGCCGGTGCCGACGTGTTGACCGGCCAGATTCGACACCAGGGGTTTGCCGAAAAACTGCGGTTGCTGATTGAAACCGACGTGCTGGCGACGATCGCCCTCAGCCGCCGCGTGATCGATCGCTGGCAGCAGGACGTATCACCCGGGCAGGACGCATCGGCCGCGCCAGTCGCATCGGCCGGGCCAGTCGCATCGGCCGGGCCAGTCGCATCGGCCGGGCCAGTCGCATCGGCCGGGCCAGTCGAGCAGTGGTTTCCCGCACCGCCGTCGATGACCTTTATCGGTTGGGACCAGGCACCGCTGGGCATGGAGGGCGATGCGGGCCAGATGTTCGGCCCCGTCAAGGCTGCCGTGATGGCGTACGCCAATAGTCTGGCCCAGCAGGTCGCACCAAACGTTCGGGTCAATTGCGTCGCCCCGGGATGGATCAAAACAGCTTGGGGCGAAACAACGGATTCCTATTGGGACGGTCGCGCACGGCGACAGTCCTTGATGAAACGTTGGGGAACCGCCGAAGACGTGGCCAAAGCGGTCTGCTTTGTGGCCGATCCGGACAACACGTTTTGCAGCGGCCAAACGATTCAGGTCAACGGCGGTTGGGACCGGACACACCCGCGCTGA
- the aceE gene encoding pyruvate dehydrogenase (acetyl-transferring), homodimeric type, with protein MTDSKMIAQDEVKKHLGELERNAEVDVDASETNEWLSSLEYVLKSKGPDRVRFLLEKLRDRAAEQGVQAAADTSTPYLNTIPVHDEPAYPGNRELERRIKSIIRWNAMAMVVGGNKRGGGIGGHISTFASSATLYEVAFNHFFKGRGEDGYSGDSVYFQGHASPGMYSRAFLEGRLGKEKLINFRRELEPEGGLSSYPHPWLMPDFWEYPTVSMGLGPIMAIYQARFNEYLRDRGIKDTSGQKVWAFLGDGECDEPETLGAIGLASREKLDNLIFVINCNLQRLDGPVRGNGKIIQELESIFRGAGWNVIKVIWGGEWDELLARDTTGLLAKRMGEVVDGQYQKYTGMPGSYIREHFFGKYPELLKLVENYSDEKLEKMRRGGHDPEKVFAAYQKAVSLKNEKPTVVLAKTIKGYGLGEAGEGRNVAHNQKKLNEAELLEFRTRFGIPISDDEVVNTPFYKPPQGSQEIKYLHERRKALGGYLPSRPTEHPTLEVPSLDDMRKTIKRLENKSVSTTFAVVQTLIALCRDKKIGKYMVPIVPDESRTFGMEGMFTQFGIYAHAGQLYEPVDSAILQKYKEAQDGQILEEGITEAGSMASFNAAGTAYSCHGVNMIPFFIYYSMFGFQRIGDLIWAAADMRAKGFLVGGTAGRTTLNGEGLQHQDGHSLLNAIAFPTVRSYDPAFAYEAVVIIQEGLQKMYAEGEQCIYYLMSENEEYMHPEMPEGCEEGIVKGMYKYRSREVDGAKARVQLFGSGAILNCVLAAQELLAEKYGVASDVWSVTSYTQLRRDAAACDRWNMLHPTETPKKSYLEEVLDGVEGPFISASDYVRALGEQLTPWIPGDYFVLGTDGMGRSETRESLRRHFEVDKESITIATLSRLSKAGVFSPADVKQAIDDLGYDADKPDPYYT; from the coding sequence ATGACCGACTCAAAGATGATCGCCCAGGATGAAGTGAAGAAGCACCTCGGCGAACTTGAGCGAAATGCCGAAGTCGACGTAGACGCCTCCGAAACCAACGAGTGGCTTTCGTCGCTCGAATACGTGCTTAAGAGTAAGGGACCCGATCGCGTTCGGTTTCTGCTTGAAAAGCTCCGTGACCGTGCCGCCGAACAAGGTGTTCAAGCGGCCGCCGACACCTCGACACCCTACCTGAACACGATCCCGGTTCACGACGAACCGGCCTATCCGGGCAATCGAGAGTTGGAACGCCGAATCAAGTCGATCATTCGCTGGAACGCGATGGCGATGGTCGTCGGCGGCAACAAACGCGGCGGTGGAATCGGCGGACACATCAGCACCTTTGCCTCGAGCGCGACGCTGTACGAAGTCGCCTTCAATCACTTCTTCAAAGGCCGCGGGGAAGACGGGTACAGCGGGGACTCGGTTTATTTCCAAGGCCACGCCTCGCCGGGGATGTATAGCCGCGCGTTTCTCGAAGGCCGACTGGGCAAAGAGAAGCTGATTAATTTCCGCCGCGAACTGGAACCCGAAGGCGGATTGAGCAGCTATCCACACCCCTGGTTGATGCCCGATTTTTGGGAGTACCCGACCGTCTCGATGGGCTTGGGACCGATCATGGCGATCTACCAGGCGCGCTTCAACGAATACCTCCGCGACCGCGGTATCAAAGACACCAGCGGCCAAAAGGTTTGGGCGTTCTTGGGCGACGGTGAATGCGACGAACCGGAAACACTGGGCGCGATCGGGTTGGCATCTCGCGAAAAGCTGGACAATTTGATCTTCGTCATCAATTGCAACCTGCAACGCTTGGACGGTCCCGTCCGCGGTAACGGAAAGATCATCCAGGAACTCGAATCGATCTTCCGCGGTGCCGGCTGGAACGTGATCAAGGTCATTTGGGGCGGCGAGTGGGACGAATTGCTGGCCCGCGACACCACCGGGTTGTTGGCCAAACGGATGGGCGAAGTCGTCGACGGCCAATACCAAAAGTACACCGGCATGCCCGGCAGCTACATCCGCGAGCACTTCTTCGGCAAGTACCCCGAACTGCTGAAGCTGGTCGAGAATTACAGCGACGAAAAACTGGAAAAAATGCGTCGCGGCGGCCACGATCCGGAAAAGGTCTTTGCGGCGTATCAAAAAGCCGTCAGTCTGAAAAACGAAAAACCGACGGTCGTCCTGGCCAAGACGATCAAGGGTTACGGTTTGGGCGAAGCCGGCGAAGGACGCAACGTCGCACACAACCAAAAGAAACTCAACGAAGCGGAACTGCTGGAATTCCGCACCCGGTTCGGGATCCCGATCAGCGACGATGAAGTCGTCAACACGCCGTTCTACAAGCCGCCTCAAGGCAGCCAAGAGATCAAATACCTGCACGAACGACGCAAGGCGCTCGGCGGTTACCTGCCCTCGCGTCCGACCGAGCACCCGACGTTGGAAGTGCCGTCGCTGGACGACATGCGGAAAACGATCAAACGCTTGGAAAACAAAAGCGTCAGCACCACGTTCGCCGTCGTCCAAACCTTGATCGCCCTGTGCCGCGACAAGAAGATCGGCAAGTACATGGTGCCGATCGTCCCCGACGAATCGCGAACCTTCGGCATGGAAGGCATGTTCACCCAGTTCGGGATCTATGCCCATGCCGGCCAGCTGTACGAACCGGTCGATTCGGCGATCCTGCAAAAGTACAAAGAAGCCCAGGACGGCCAAATCCTGGAAGAAGGCATCACCGAAGCGGGCTCGATGGCCAGCTTCAACGCCGCCGGAACCGCGTACAGCTGCCACGGCGTCAACATGATTCCGTTCTTCATCTACTACAGCATGTTCGGGTTTCAACGCATCGGTGACCTGATCTGGGCCGCCGCCGACATGCGAGCCAAGGGTTTCTTGGTCGGCGGAACGGCCGGTCGAACCACGCTTAACGGCGAAGGTCTGCAGCACCAGGACGGTCACAGCTTGCTCAACGCCATCGCCTTCCCCACCGTGCGATCCTACGATCCCGCCTTCGCCTACGAAGCCGTCGTGATCATCCAAGAAGGCTTGCAGAAGATGTACGCCGAAGGCGAGCAGTGCATTTACTACTTGATGAGCGAAAACGAGGAGTACATGCACCCCGAGATGCCTGAGGGTTGCGAAGAGGGAATCGTCAAAGGCATGTACAAGTACCGCAGCCGCGAAGTCGACGGTGCCAAGGCCCGCGTCCAATTGTTCGGCAGCGGCGCGATCCTGAACTGCGTCCTGGCCGCGCAGGAATTGCTGGCCGAAAAGTACGGTGTGGCCAGCGACGTCTGGAGCGTCACCAGTTACACCCAGTTGCGACGTGACGCGGCGGCCTGTGACCGCTGGAACATGTTGCATCCGACCGAGACGCCGAAAAAGAGCTACTTGGAAGAAGTGTTGGACGGTGTCGAAGGCCCGTTCATTTCGGCCAGCGACTACGTTCGCGCCCTCGGTGAGCAACTGACACCCTGGATCCCCGGTGACTACTTCGTCCTGGGAACCGACGGGATGGGCCGAAGCGAAACCCGTGAATCACTGCGACGCCACTTCGAAGTGGACAAGGAATCGATCACGATCGCCACGCTCAGCCGGCTCAGCAAGGCCGGTGTGTTCTCGCCCGCCGACGTCAAACAGGCGATCGATGACCTCGGCTACGATGCCGACAAGCCGGACCCCTACTACACCTAG